Proteins encoded within one genomic window of Granulicella pectinivorans:
- a CDS encoding Dabb family protein produces MFIHVFAFRWQPGVTPAQKEQVAAAIRSLQGQIPGLIETFVGTNLSPRGQGYEFGGVMKFEDQATFERYNPHPAHAALLGWLLPLIEPLELDFEV; encoded by the coding sequence ATGTTCATTCACGTCTTCGCCTTCCGCTGGCAGCCCGGCGTCACCCCAGCCCAGAAGGAGCAGGTCGCCGCAGCGATTCGCAGTCTTCAGGGACAGATCCCGGGACTGATCGAGACCTTTGTCGGAACGAATCTTTCGCCTCGAGGCCAGGGATATGAGTTTGGTGGAGTGATGAAGTTCGAAGACCAGGCAACGTTTGAACGCTACAACCCCCACCCAGCGCATGCGGCTCTCCTCGGTTGGCTGCTTCCTCTGATTGAGCCCCTGGAATTGGACTTCGAGGTCTAG
- a CDS encoding EAL domain-containing protein: MVRRTLVIVLGAVLGGLIAGSIVRAIQIRDGQVGLARYAERLLKSEQQLTEDMEQVKAAVDGDGLSFCSDQELTLMREIVYRSANVRDLGRIRNGHLLCSTNAGRLSVPPSNTAPDLSIGTTQLYIDGPLLFSDHARGFVANMAGVSEVINPLVFKVLDAPPLFYSVLLYDRDTRVVVPAFGHAAPLSSDQVIAGRMVEKDGIFYLPVCPEQGMLCAVASESRSAMLEGNSGLVLGYLASGALLGGALGVIAVLIYRRERSFERQLRRAIKTGDLTLVYQPVVDLDTGKIVAAEALVRWVNDRGETVKPAALVSIAEERGFVGEITTLVLGKAVEELGDLLATSDFRITLNITAEDLMNGRFLPQLARSMLAAGVKARSIGLELTERSTVNQEAAIQALSQLKKAGHTVYIDDFGTGYSSLAYLHRLDAGAIKIDRVFTQTVGTQAVTASVVPQILDMASKLRLLVVVEGIETREQADYFRAAGSGILGQGWFFGHPVPAAQLMKLVQQAPETLLTT, from the coding sequence TTGGTCAGACGTACGTTGGTGATCGTGCTTGGAGCCGTGCTGGGCGGCCTCATCGCCGGTTCCATCGTGCGTGCTATCCAGATACGTGACGGCCAGGTGGGTCTGGCGCGCTATGCTGAGCGGCTTTTGAAGAGCGAGCAGCAGCTTACCGAAGATATGGAACAGGTTAAAGCGGCGGTGGACGGCGATGGACTCTCGTTCTGCTCCGACCAGGAACTCACTCTAATGCGGGAGATCGTCTACCGTTCGGCCAATGTCCGCGATCTTGGCCGCATCCGAAACGGACACCTGCTTTGCTCTACCAACGCTGGACGCCTCTCGGTACCACCCAGCAATACTGCCCCGGATTTGAGCATCGGAACGACGCAACTCTACATCGACGGACCGCTCCTCTTCTCCGACCACGCGCGCGGTTTCGTGGCGAACATGGCTGGCGTGTCGGAGGTGATCAATCCTCTCGTGTTCAAGGTGCTGGATGCACCGCCGCTCTTTTACAGCGTTCTCCTCTACGATCGCGACACGCGCGTTGTGGTGCCCGCCTTCGGGCATGCTGCACCACTCAGCAGCGACCAGGTCATCGCGGGCAGGATGGTGGAGAAGGATGGAATCTTCTACCTGCCGGTCTGTCCCGAGCAGGGGATGCTTTGCGCCGTCGCCTCTGAGTCTCGCAGTGCTATGCTCGAAGGCAATAGCGGCCTGGTGCTGGGGTATCTGGCCAGCGGTGCGCTTCTCGGAGGCGCCCTCGGCGTGATCGCCGTGTTGATCTATCGGCGCGAGCGGTCGTTTGAGCGCCAGTTGCGACGAGCCATCAAGACGGGGGATCTGACACTCGTCTATCAGCCAGTCGTGGACCTCGACACCGGAAAGATCGTTGCTGCGGAGGCGCTCGTCCGCTGGGTCAACGACCGTGGCGAGACCGTGAAGCCGGCAGCCCTCGTCTCTATCGCAGAGGAGAGAGGCTTTGTCGGAGAGATCACGACCCTCGTTCTGGGGAAGGCAGTCGAGGAACTCGGGGATCTTCTGGCAACGAGCGACTTCCGCATCACGCTGAACATCACGGCAGAGGATCTGATGAATGGTCGCTTCCTCCCGCAACTGGCACGGAGCATGTTAGCCGCTGGCGTGAAGGCACGTTCCATCGGGCTGGAACTGACCGAACGTTCGACCGTGAACCAGGAGGCCGCCATCCAGGCGCTCTCCCAGCTTAAGAAAGCCGGGCATACCGTCTACATCGACGACTTCGGCACCGGATACTCCAGCCTCGCCTATCTGCATCGACTGGATGCCGGCGCCATCAAGATCGACCGCGTCTTCACCCAGACCGTTGGCACGCAGGCCGTAACCGCATCGGTGGTGCCACAGATCCTCGATATGGCGTCGAAGTTGCGTCTTCTCGTCGTCGTCGAAGGCATCGAAACCCGTGAACAGGCGGACTACTTTCGTGCGGCCGGCAGCGGAATTCTCGGGCAGGGCTGGTTCTTCGGCCATCCCGTCCCTGCCGCCCAGTTGATGAAACTGGTGCAGCAGGCTCCGGAAACCCTCTTAACGACTTGA
- a CDS encoding Atu2307/SP_0267 family LLM class monooxygenase yields the protein MQIGIDSFAAISPTIAPVDRMANLLEEISAADVAGLDHFGLGEHHRAEYLDSAPAVILAAAAALTKTIRLTSAVTVLSAADPVRVFQEFATLDLLSKGRAEMVVGRGSFIESFPLFGLDTRDYDSLFEEKLDLLLTLRDEPRPHWSGRHRPALSGQPVFPRPMQPSIPIWLGVGGTPASFARAGALGLPLMVAIIGGEPHRFRPLIDLYYEAGSRARQPKEKLKLGIHALGYVADTYEQAADEFFPGYAEAFTKIGQERGWPPVTRRQFDALLGPTGALMVGSPESVAEKVLSMHESLGGVARLSFQMSVANLPHRKLLRSTELLGSRLAPIIRKALPEQA from the coding sequence ATGCAAATTGGAATTGACAGCTTTGCCGCCATCTCGCCCACGATCGCACCTGTCGACCGCATGGCCAATCTTCTGGAAGAGATCTCAGCCGCCGATGTCGCGGGACTGGACCACTTTGGCCTCGGCGAACATCATCGCGCGGAATACCTGGACAGCGCTCCGGCGGTCATCCTGGCAGCGGCTGCGGCGTTGACCAAAACGATCCGGCTGACCAGCGCCGTCACAGTACTCTCTGCTGCCGATCCGGTCCGCGTCTTTCAGGAGTTCGCCACGCTGGACCTGCTCTCGAAGGGCCGGGCCGAGATGGTCGTGGGGCGAGGGTCCTTCATCGAGTCGTTTCCGCTCTTCGGACTGGACACCAGGGACTACGACTCTCTCTTTGAGGAGAAGCTCGATCTTCTTCTGACGCTCCGCGATGAGCCAAGGCCGCACTGGTCGGGGCGGCATCGGCCCGCGCTCAGCGGACAGCCTGTCTTCCCCCGCCCAATGCAGCCATCGATCCCAATCTGGCTCGGTGTCGGCGGAACACCAGCGTCGTTTGCCCGTGCTGGGGCGCTTGGCCTGCCACTGATGGTCGCGATCATCGGGGGAGAGCCGCACCGCTTTCGTCCGCTGATCGATCTTTACTACGAAGCAGGATCCAGGGCCCGCCAGCCGAAGGAGAAGCTTAAGCTCGGGATCCACGCCCTGGGGTATGTGGCCGACACCTACGAGCAGGCCGCGGACGAGTTCTTTCCCGGATACGCGGAGGCGTTCACGAAGATCGGCCAGGAGCGCGGCTGGCCTCCGGTGACGCGCCGTCAGTTCGACGCGCTGCTTGGACCGACCGGCGCACTCATGGTCGGCAGCCCGGAATCGGTCGCAGAAAAGGTTCTGTCGATGCATGAGTCTTTGGGCGGAGTAGCTCGGCTCAGCTTCCAGATGTCCGTGGCGAATCTCCCTCACCGTAAGCTGCTCCGGTCGACGGAACTCCTTGGGTCACGTCTTGCGCCGATCATCCGCAAGGCGCTTCCCGAACAGGCCTAG